Sequence from the Megalops cyprinoides isolate fMegCyp1 chromosome 4, fMegCyp1.pri, whole genome shotgun sequence genome:
CTTACCGcatctttgaaaaacaacattaaatccTATGAAGATAACTGGTCCCCTTTTCTACAATACCGTCAACGCTGAATCCTCTCTCCACAAATGACCCTTAACATTActattctttttaatttttatttatttgtatatatttttcctttctttctttccttttctttcttattttttctttcttatatatttttctcttttatttccgTTCCAACAAAcctacatgaaaacacagtgtgcagtttGTCCCACCAGCCCGGCTTGTCTGGTCTTGCCTGTCCTGCCCCATCACGTCTTGTCAGTCTTGTTATGCTTTGTTCCTCAACCtttacacataaatacatatatagaaagaatgatgtattcattttatttatgtatttattaaatgttattatgggttttgtttttttttgtttgttttttatttatttttccttttccttttttttcgttgcttccctttgctctttgttttttgtagttgttgttcttgttaaataaaaaaaaaaagagtaggAAGCTTATGAGACAGGGCAGTGAAAGACCTCCTAGACAAGAGGGAAGGTCAGAGATAGAggacaagatgaaaaaaagagggTAAACCCATGTGAGACAGCAAACTTTCAGTCCTCTTCCATTACTCCTTCTCCAAATCATAGGCACTGGACTCTTTATTGATTGTCTTCTCCTGTTGGATTGGAGACAAAATGTTGCATCTCACACCCCTACTTCTTAATCAATGCGAACATGTCTCTCAGTGACATGCATGAACAGAGCCTATTGTCTCCTCCTGCtcgcagaggagagagagctgctcaGCATAGCCGCTCACTTTGCATTCTGAGTGAGTTTGCTCGCTGGACTGATTTTTTGCAAATTGCCATAAAATCGACGTCAGGCTCAGCTGGAGGTACTGGCAGTTCTTTTGAAGGACTTATCTTTAAAATTTGATATCTCCCACTGATTTTCTGTGgtattgtgtgcatgtttgcattccCTGGTAATTTAACCCCGGTGATAACCAGCACACAGTCAGCCCCTGgcaaatcaaaatgacaaacagcagctgtAAACAGAGAAAGGTGTGCATCTAAACATCGTCCAATCCTTTCTGAAAATCCGCGCCTGATTTTTCCAGATTCCAAGTGACACAGTCTGCTTTCAGTGgccagtatttatttattttttttattctgaccCTCCTCACGGTGATTATGGATGCAGTGATTATGGAGACAGTATTTTCAACCATTTcaaatcttttgttttttttttttctttcaaaatgtgtgaCTGTATTCCATTTTAAGAGCGTATGCGTTGGAAACTTGGTATTCTAACCACAAGTGTAAGTCTTTTTGTAAGCTTACGTAAGTTTTGCTGCTTTCCTAGAATGTTCATACAACAATAATTGTGGCATGGCCTCTCTTTTGTGTGCTgtggtaatttatttttcttcagtgaATGAAGAGGCACTAGGGCTCCTGTCTTGATTACTGTAATTTCCATCCTTTTATGGGTTTCAAAGGCTGCAACCCTCAATGCAAACATGGTTAAAGAAGTATctaaatgaaatggatttttaattTCTGGGTTAATATTCTTTTGGCTATAAATACTCCTagtgaatttatttattatttatataatagtATTCTACAAGCCTCTCAGAATTATTCTTTCTTAAAGTGCTGCCACGAGCACTTTCAGCAGTAAAAAAGTCCTACCACAGAGTAAGCATTGAAAGTTATTTATGAAGTTTCCTTCTCCTACTCTCGGCAGTAAGACTATTTGCTACaagtagttctcagctgacttttttaatgaaatgtgagGTGCCACAAATGGCAgtgattacatttttcacaggtCGCCCCATATGTTgagaaaatgcacaataaacGGAATCGTTGGAAGCAGTGAGTTAGTGTTGTCATAGCACTGCAATTTCTGaacatcaaatatcaaatatctcataaatgtgaataaatgccaGCAAATTAGCATGGATGGTTTCCATTTTTAATCACCTTGAAAGCAACAAgtataattatttaaaactgttcttgtgtattgtttaatgttttcattatggTTAATATCACCATAATTCCAAATTCCCCCCGAGGATAATAGGCTAGAAATGCCACATGTGCCAACGTATGTCTGCAGCTTGCAGATATTGTGCAGAATTgcacaagctgttattatgtGACTGGATTTTTCAGAGCTGTTGCCAAATTTATTCGTGGAAACCTGTTTCCAACTGCCCAGTTCCCCTCTTATAAACCCTACAGACATAATTTATATGTGAAACATATAAAGCTTAACTCATTCATGGGTTTCATACACTGCCATATATTgctaaaaatgctgaaatgcaacAATTGCAATTGCATGCAATTGTTTGACATTTACGTTAACTGCTGTACCTGCACTTGGTCATAGGAATGGAAGGGGAAAAATTCTTTACCTGTCACCAAGAAACAAAacttaaattacttttattaaagCAATAAGTGGTAATAGTAATAGCATCCCTATCTGACTGATATCTTTTTATaagtttttaactttttaacacttgacaaatgcatgcaaaacGTATTTGCTCTGCCAAAAAATGCATGTAGCCACCTGTCACCAGGTTAGGACAACTTGATAGGACTCATAAATACCTGTTGAGTTAGGAGTACTTTTAATTCTGAATCTTGAAAGGCAAGTGTCTTTTACTGTTACGAGTAAGCCAAAATTTACATCGCCCTCTGAATTTTTGAGTACTTAGAACCTATTCCTGGCCCAAgtcctcttctttcttttttccaaatctCTCGTTTCTCccataattaaaacattttcaggataccttgttgtttttgaatggtGCAAAACACTAAACCATGGCAAAtagccaaaaaacaaataaactgatTCCCTTACTGTACCCCCTAGCAAGGAAATAGGGGAAATCCTGATGTCACAGTTGGCTAGCATTTTAGTCTATTGAGGAAATGCAATTTAGGTGGTACAAGAAAGGTTCTGTGCTCCTGTTGGTTTCCCTAACCCGCCATGAGATCTGTAGGATGGGCTCACCTGGGATTTCAGCcttattatcataattatagTTAATTACCACTCATGTAGGGCGAAGGGCACAGCTGAGCCTGtgcagtgtgaaagatggaTTACTTCGATGCAGAGAGTTCTTATGAGGCATGCAGTGAGCTGTCTCTCCCTTTATCACAGAGACACTGATCCACAGTAAatcttaatttatttgttttaattaattgctTTGTTCCTTGGGTGGAAAGAAGGTAATGTAAATTTGAGCACCAGTGAGAAATCCTGCTTCCATAACCAAGCGGGGCTGTAACTGAAGCTGACAGGCTATGCACATTTTcgcactgtctgtgtgtataccTTTTTGTTGCTCTTTTGTCCTCCTCTTTGCTCACCCTCTTGCTCTCCCGGTCCAGGTACCACGTTTGTGTGGCCATACTCATCTActtcctccctctgctggtgatGGGCTGTGCGTACCTTGTGGTTGGCCTCACCCTATGGGCGAGCGAGATACCAGGAGACTCTTCCGACCGCTACCGGGAGCAGCTTACTGCCAAACGCAAGGTACACCCTGCCCTCACACGCTGACATTCAGGAGAatgccacagacagacagacgaaTGGACAGACTGTCAGGacacttgtatttttattttttgtttatcacTGTAGGGGCATTATAGGGTTGACATATACATTGGCACTTTAGTTGTATTAttggcttttttattattgtatcaCAAGAATTTGCAGTGTGTCATGGTTATATGGCATTGTGTGATGCACTGACATGCTTATTCAAATGTGGTATAACATCCAGTGTATGCACTATTTGTTGTCCTCATTATATGCACTTTTGCACTTCACTTTGCGAGTCCCtctagataaaagcatctgccaaatgaattaatgtaaatttgAAGGGAGTAAGGATCAGACACGTCCTTTAATTGCCATAGGCTTTTTTCTCCTTACCATGAAGCTGCAGTCATTCTCtactctttttcctctcttctttcatCTCTCATGTCTCTCATCTtggccttctctctctcacgctcactcgctctctctctttctctctctctctctggtacactctctgtctcaggtGGTGAAGATGATGATTGTGGTTGTGTGTACCTTTGCTACCTGCTGGCTGCCCTATCATGTGTATTTCCTGCTGCACGAGTTCTTCCCTCACCTTTTCGAGGAGACCTTCATCCAGCAGGTCTATCTGGCCGTCATGTGGCTGGCCATGAGCTCCACTATGTACAACCCTGTTATCTACTGTTGTCTCAATGACAGGTAACTCACGTGTGCTCCTGAACATATGCTGCTACCTGTAAAtaaatttttcatgaaatgcTATCAGCTGCTCTAACAACAAAAATTATAGGTCAGTAATAGAGCAATTTGGAAAAGCCTTAcacactctccttctctccctttctctctctgtctctgtttctcactctcttcttatatatacaatgtatatgcatatatatgtatatataagcaTATATACAAGCATAGACATATATTCCAATACTTAAGACTGTAACCCTATCATGTTTCCCTCACTCAAAAATTTTCATTCAACTTCCCTGGAAACATCCCTACAGATTTCGGGCAGGATTCAAGCAGGCCTTCCACTGGTGCCCCTGTGTCCCCGACGGCTCGTACGAAGGCCTGGAGCTCAAGTCCACCCGCTACCTGCAAACCCAGACCAGCGTGTACAAGGCCAGCCGCATGGAGACCACCGTGTCCACCGTGCTGCACCAcggggaggaggagcaggaggcggCGGTCCGAGGGGCGTCCACGGCTCGCCGTCATTCCCTGGACCTGACCTCCAACGGCTCGTCCTCTCGGAGCATCTCCAAGACCGTGTCAGAGACCTCAAGCTTCTACTCCAGCAACAACCTGGCCTAAAGAGCCACCATGTCTCTGCCTGATCCGCACATCTTCTAACACCTGAGGACCAGCGCGGCCTGGCGGCACATGTTGACAGCCCATGCGCTCTGCTTGCCAACGCTGAGGTCCTCTTCAGTCATCCATGTCCTGCTTACTGCTGAGCCTTGGAGCCAAAGTTTGTGCCTCCTCAGTGTGCACAATAGGCCTACATTTGTGTCGAAATGATCCCTGAAACCAGCTGATCCCACCTtttctgagggtgtgtgtgcgtgtgtgtatgtcactctccagctctgagctgagcCTTCACTGTGTGCTCTAGTGCCCACTGTGCACGGTGTGGCCACATACCCTGTACAAAACCGCCACCTAAAGCCACATTTTAGTCCTCCACCTTGACAGACACAACTACGTGCTTAGGAGTTCACATCCAGAAAATACTTGTGTCACTGATGCTGACTCCACCCCTCTGGAGTCTTGTCCAGCTAAATCTCACAATATTGCATATTAAAATCTACCCAAAGGTAAGCCAAGAGTATCCATGGCTACTGCTGTGTTCTACAATGCCCACATAGGCGTGCACGCTTCAGGTTCACTGAGTGTGTATGTAGCagaaaatgtaggctatcatTCGGTTTTACTGTACTATTCAGTTCTGACTTCTATCAtgccattcatttcaaaacatccCATGGTTCTCACAGAGTATGTGTTTATCTGTATACAAATGTACGCACAGTGCtgtatgtctatgtgtatgtgtacttcTGCATGTACGTGTACAGTCTCTAAACTCTACAGAGCCTGTATTAATACATTCTACTCCTGTCAACACACCACTGCTAGTGTGTCTACAGCCATCAACACTGTGTCACATATTCTCACACAATTACTGCACAAGACCGTTGAAGGGACTGTGTCCAATTTCACTGAAGACTGAGGGCACTGGATTTCTCTCAAGCAAGAGCCCAGATGGGACAAATACTGGTGATAGCATAGcaagggaaataaaaaacaacatacctACATGTAATACACCCTTAAATATTCTCAATGTGTACTAGAATATGTGCCATCAAACAAGTTACAGATTGGTGGGGCACTTCCTGTAACTCCACAGAGTCAGGCTCTAGGCTTTATATTGTGGCTTATGACCCCCTGTGTAAATCCTCATAGGTCGTAATTAAAGTAGATCAGCAAACATGCCACACGTTAAAAAGGGATAAGTGTCAGCGAAAACCCGTATGCgcttcactgtctctgtccAGTCAGAGCCTGACTGACTGCTGTCTGCGCTAAGCTCTCTGTGATTCTGAGGCCATCACACACAATCTGAAACTAAACAGCTCCAAACATTATCACACACAACGGTGGCTCATGCCAGAATAGAATTAACTTTGGTCGCGTTCCAGACTGCTGCAGATTTGTTTAGAACTGTCAGCCTGGCAACACTCTTGACAACAACACCCAGCAAAGGGACTAAGGgatgtttttttgggggggggctgcagtggGTGGGTTATAACACCTGTTGTTATAGATTGTTGTGCTGTCAGGCTGACAACGTGTGGCCTCAGTTCAGAGCAGACAGGAGATATAAattccagagagagggagagagagagagagagagagagagaaagagagtgacagagtatactttttcatattatcctgtcatacatatacataaatcCATCTTTACCAAGTTACGATATCATTGAATGCACACAGTAATACACActtatacatttgaaaatagGAGAATAAGAAACATAAGTAAGGTATACATGCTGACAGCTGTGCATAGGTGTTTGTTACACTTGtgcatgtagtgtgtgtgtgtgtgcacatgcaagtgtgtatgtaAGCAagtgcgtgtatgcatgtaaGTTTGTGGATGGTCGCAGTGACAGCTCAGCTGGCTCAGTGTTTTAGGCCTCCTTCAGCAGAGAACAGGATGGTTTCACCCACACGGCCCATCTCACTGGCAGACGGCACAAAGTGAAAAACGATTAGCCACCGATTCattcagagggagaggaacagctTGGACATCTCAGCAAACAAGCCTTACCCAGCCACAACAGAGCCTTACAGGCCACTTGTAATTACCGTACTTTGGGAGAACTCATCAGTTTCGCTGCCATTTAAAATTGTGTGAGGGTCTTGCCTCTCAGTGTGTCCCAAATAGaacacagcattttattttcatgtcattttacatataatttcATTAACTTTGGTCACCCATGATGTACTGTATGGATATTTCAacatgtggggggaaaaaaaatcaaatgccacttggcaaaagcaaaaacattttccataaaaGCATCCCGTTTGTGAGAAAGACTGCTCCTTTTTGTTTCTCAGGTGTCAGAAAGGCAAGGTTTTTCTTAGCTCATCAGAATTCCCATCCGACCCCTGTCACCAGGGTGAATATCCTCATCAGCGCTGCGCTTGGATCTCTCTTCAATCACACTAATTACTGCAGAAGAGGGGATGAGTAACCCTCcaccacagcaacagctgcacacacactcacatgctctcTTCAAAACtttccagcaccgtgccgtAGAGTGCTCGATTTCACAGCCCGGCTCTGTGCCCCGTGccggtgtttgtgtgtgtgtgtgtgtgtgtgtttgtgagtacgtctgtgcgtgcgtgtatgtgtgtgtgtgtatctgtgtcttgTGTCAGTTTTTCTAATCCTACTGGTGtcttgcttgtgtttgtttgcgtgtTCGTGCAAGTGTTCGTCACCACCCCCGCAGATGGTAGGTCACATCGTGGGCTCTGTTCATCTGGGGAGCTAATGTAAGCCAGGCTTTGATCAGCACATTGGCATGGAATGGGGTGCGCAACAGTGCACCTGGACTTACTGAccagcagctgctctctgttggatcattattatttctgacGCTTGATGTTATTGTACATCTTCACCTTTTCAGCAAACAGCTGTCCTGCCTGGTGCTGGGTCAGTGAGCCCTAATTGATCTGTTTACTTTCTTTAAAGAGTAAAACTGGCCCAGCAGCATTGGAGTCACGTATGTATTGCCCTATGCCTCTGTGGAGAAATGGTTCCCTGGCACCAGTTGAACAACATTGCTTTACCTCACGCGCCTACTGAACTGACTTGTCAAATATGCCGGGAGCCAGACATCCCAGTTACCATGCATGAAGGGAAGATTCTTGAAACCCATGCTGTGGCTCCTAGAGAGATTGACAGAGCTCATAATGTCAGTGTCTGACAGTTATCCACACAGTGGTATGAACATAGCTGTGCCACATTCCTGTCCAATTTGTGGTGCCACAGATCTGTGCCAGTACGTGTCTGGTGAAAAAATAACCACTGTTACATTGTCTGCTTCTGAGAGGTAGTAGACAGGGAGCACTGCTTATTGCCTGTGTCATGCAGTAATCATGAATGGCACTGGAGTGGGTGAAAGGTCATTGACTGTGGTCAGATGGGGTGTGAATAGGGTGGGGGAGACTGGATATCTGGATGAAAGTGTAGAGGGATATCATAACATTAGTTGTAATGGTAACATATATAGTGAGGataagtttgtgttttttggtggGGAGTTTGGCAATTGAGAATGAGTTGACTTGAAGATTGCCTTGAAAAAGGCCCACAAATGTTAGACCGGGCTGCTTCTAAATTCAGCCTCCTGGTACCGAAATTCACACCTCCATGGTAAATGATCCCTTTCAAAACCTAAATAATCAGTGTCAAAAGGAATATCTATAATAAAACTGTCATGAATTATCACCTTGTAattattatgttatatgttCGACGGCTGATTTTAATGACCTGGCAGTGCGGGATATAATTCTCCTAGCCTTATCTCACCTGTCGGAGCCCGGAGAACCCACAGAGCACTGCAGGAATGAAACTGTGCACAAAAGAAAATCTGCATTACgttttaaataaaagatgagcggaaatgaaatgcaaaggaAACTTTTGACATGAGCCGGCTACAATGGGAGTAACTTTGAAGTGATGCACATTCCCTTTGGTcagcaaagtgctttgagatgtATTCAGGAGTACAGGACAAAGGTGTCATATTACAGCCATGCTCCACAGGGTTCGGGACAATCCTTTGAACAGtatataaaaacattataaaGTAGACTTGTAACAATACATGTGTCATACTATATGGATATGTTGTATCTCATGAATTAATGAACATGTCATTATCTGTATTAGAGGGTCAGTGTTGCCACATTATaatgt
This genomic interval carries:
- the tacr1a gene encoding tachykinin receptor 1a, coding for MERCCPNQLFTVTKMDPIFTTTDYPSNWTNATEPNGTDVYWNQFVQPVWRIVLWAIAYSTIVIVSVVGNVVVIWIILAHKRMRTVTNYFLVNLAFAEASMSAFNTVINFTYAVHNEWYFGLVYCRFHNFFPIAAVFASIYSMTAIALDRYVAIIHPLQQRMSSTETKVIVGVIWVLAMCLAFPQYYYSSVAQLPGRVVCYIDWPEYTVWNFKKMYHVCVAILIYFLPLLVMGCAYLVVGLTLWASEIPGDSSDRYREQLTAKRKVVKMMIVVVCTFATCWLPYHVYFLLHEFFPHLFEETFIQQVYLAVMWLAMSSTMYNPVIYCCLNDRFRAGFKQAFHWCPCVPDGSYEGLELKSTRYLQTQTSVYKASRMETTVSTVLHHGEEEQEAAVRGASTARRHSLDLTSNGSSSRSISKTVSETSSFYSSNNLA